The genomic DNA TGTGCTCATTATTGGTATAGGAAGTGCTTATTTTTATTCCAGGTTTATTACAAAGCCACTTATTTATATTAATGAAGGTGCACAAAAGATGGCAAATTTAGATTTCTCCGAAAAAATTGAGGTTCGCTCTACAGATGAGTTAGGAGAATTGTCTAATAGTTTGAATGACATGTCTATTAACTTACAACAAGCTATGTTTGATTTAAAAAAAGCAAATGAACAATTAAAAAATGATATTGAAAAAGAAAGAGAAATAGAAACAAAACGCAGAGAGTTTTTTGCGATTGTAGCACATGAATTAAAGTCCCCTCTTACTGTAATGAAAGGATACTTAGAAGGGATGATATACAATATTGGCCCTTATCAAAATCGTGATCAATATTTAAAGAAAAATCATCAAATTATTGAAAGTATGGAACAATTAGTTCGTGAAATTTTAAGCGTATCGAAATTAGAACAACACACCTTCAAACTAAAAGTAGAGGAAGTTAATCCTTCAAAGTTAATAGGTACAATCACAAAAGATCTCGAATTTTTTGCTTCTCAAAAAAGTATCGAAATAATAAAAGAATTTGATTCTGACCTTTCTATTTATACAGATTGTGCTCTTTTAGAAAAAGCATGCAAAAATATTATCCACAATGCGGTTATGTATTCACCACATAATGAAAAAGTCTATATAAAGTTAAGAGAGAATTCTAAACAAGATCAAATCGAAATGAAAATTATAAATACAGGTATCAATATTAAAGATGAAGATATTCAACAAATTTTCAAACCATTTTATCGAATTGAAAAATCAAGGAATCGAAATACTGGAGGAAGTGGTTTGGGGCTATATATTGTTAAACAAATTCTTGAAACGTTAGATATAAAGTATTCAATAAAAAATATGGAACATAGTGTGCAATTTTGCATGAGTATTCCGCTATCTAAACATAAAAACAAATAAACTCTCCTTTAAATAGGACGAGTTTATTTGTTTTTGTAGTAAGTATAAACTTATTAACAGGCTTTTCGTTTAATGACGTATGCTACTTTTTAAATGGCGATTGTCATAAGTAGTGACAAACTGTATTCAACTTAAATGTTTACCTATAACAGCAAAAAAAGCGAAATTACGCTTAGCAGCAAATTAGATTCTCTTATTTGAGATACATTTCATCTATGAAACTGAAAAGGAGGATGAAAAATGTTTATTCACCTCCATTTTTCAGATTAATTTGGAATTCTTTTATGATAAGCTATATGTAAAGATTAAACATAAAGGATGATTCGTATGGAAATAAGACCAAAGGTAAGTGAATATAACTCCTATTATGCAACGTATACCAACTTGGTATCAGACGGAAATATCATACATATTCTAGAACAACAAATGAAGGAAACGAATCTTTTATTAAAGGGAATTTCTAATAGTAAGGGACTTTTCCGGTATGCTCCTACTAAATGGAGTATAAAAGAAGTAATCGGTCATATAGCAGATACAGAACGTATTATGGCGTATCGATTGCTATCTATCGCTCGAGGCGAGACAGCAGAACTTCCAGGCTATAATGATGATATGTATGTTCTTAGAGCTGCTTTTGATAAGCAATCTATGCAAGATCTTCTTGAGAATTTAATAGTTGTTCGCCAATCTACCCTGTATTTACTTAGAAGCTTAGATAAAGAAGCCTGGTCACAAAGAGGAAATGCGAATAATTCTGAAGTTACAGTTCGTGCATTAGCATACATCATTGCCGGTCATGAGCTTCATCATCTTCAAATTATAAAAGAACGTTATCTTGGTTCTGATGCATATCCAGCAAGTTAATATTTGAAGAACAAGAGTCCTATTTATGTAGGGCTCTTGTTCAGTATTTATAACGTATTAGCACTTAGAATCATGGCAATTAAATGCATTTATTTATAAAATTCACCACATAATATATATGCTATCCTCTTTTATTCTGTACATAATTTTCTTTAGGTTGATATACTATAAACACAATAGTTCTGGAAAGGTGATGATATTATGTATGAACAACAAAATAATAGAGATAGAGATCAAAAAATGATGTTTTCGATGCAAGGAGTTCCCACAAATAAAATTAACATGAATCAATTACCTAAATGGATTAAAATTTTTGGATATTGTGCGTTTGGTTGGATGATAGTATTTAGTTTAATTATGATTGTAGGTTTAATTCTGCAATAACTATACAGATACATAGATAGGTAAACGGGACGATATTTAGATTATACATCTAGGTAATGTTCCGTTTTTTATGTATGATTATCCCATGATATAGGTAACCAATTATACTAAAAAGAACTTGTAGAATATCCTACAAGTTCTTTTTCAAATATTATTAAAACGGGAACAACAAACTATTTTAACATTCAGTACAGGGAGACCATTTTGATTATGGCTTGATTTTATTATAAAACAAATATAAGCTTTTGAAAGGTCTAGATTTTGAAAATTATGTGAATTGAACAGCTACGATGTTTATATTAGATTTCATTTACAACCAACTTCTTCTTACTTAAATACACTGCACGATCTGATTTTTTAGCAACCTCCTGTGAGTGCGTCACAACAATAATACATTTATTCTCTTTATGTGCAAGTTCTTGAAACAGTTCTATAATATCCATTGCGGTTTGCTCATCAAGGTTTCCTGTTGGCTCATCCGCAATCAATAAATCAACATTACAAGATAGTGCTCGAGCAATTGCTACACGCTGTTGTTGCCCACCGCTTAGTTGCAGGACGTTTCGTTTCGCTTCAGCTTCTGAGAGTCCTACCCTCTCTAATAACTGTAATGCTCTTGCTGTTTTATTTTGCACTTTAACACCTGTAATTTCCATTGCTGTTAAGACATTTTGAAGAGCTGTCATATAGGTTATTAAGTTATAAGATTGGAAAATTACAGATACATTTTGATTACGGTATCGATCCAAACCAATTTTTCTAATATCTTTGCCATTATACAGTACATAACCATTTTTAGGGACATCTAGTCCACAACCTAAGCTTAGAGTCGTAGTTTTACCAGATCCAGATGGTCCTAAAATCGTGTAGAAATGTCCTTTTTGAAAAGAAAAGTTAACATTTTCTAGTATCGCTACATTTTTTCCATTACTTTCATAATAATAATCTAAATTTTTAAACTGTAAAATTGTCTCCATATCGAGCCTCCTCATTCATCTTTTAAAAGAATTTGTTTTGGGTTTAAACGTAGAATAGATAATGCCGGAAGAAGCGTTGCTATTATAGCAATAGCTAGTCCAATTCCACCCATTTTTCCTACATCTTCTCCTGTTACACTTACATCAATTTTATTAATCGGATCTTCTTTTTGATTTTGTAGAGTACCACCAGGTCCAGCCATCATTACAGTACCATGTTGCGAGGTATCTGTTTCTTCGCTTGAAGTAGCAATTTCATTCGAAAGTAAATTATCCCCGATATATTGAGAAACTTTAGCTCCTGTTGTTATGGATAATCCAAATGCTAAAATAGCGACACACACTACTTCTACTACGAATTGCGCCATCAGCTTCCACTTTTTCTCTCCAATGGACAATAGAATTCCCATTTCTTTACGACGCCCTTTAATTGATAGCATTATGATTAATCCTAAAATGATCGCACCTGCAATCGATACAATATAAATAATCATTTGAGAAGTCGAAGAGATATTTTCGATAGGACCAATCATTTGCTTGTACAATGAATCATGCGCATCTAATTTATAATAATTAAAATCAATATTAAATTTTCTTGCTTCTTTTTTAAATGCATCAATATATTGTGGATCATTCAAGAAATACACGACTTGAACACTACTTATACCTTGGTCTACTTCTAATTTTTTCATAGTTGAATGCGGCATATATAGTTTATTAGCTGGATCCATAATAGGAGGAGCCTGTTGACCCATTGCTTGCTCATTTGTTTCGTAAATACCGATAATTTCAACCTCAAGGGTTTCCTTCTTATCCCCTGATTGCACTTTAACTTTGTCTCCTACTTTCAAATTGTTTAATTCCGCTAATCGTTTTTCCATTAAAGCTACATTCTGATCCTTCATTTGCTCTGTTATTGGTTTTCCATCAATGATTTTACTTTTTCCGTTTTTAAAGCTTTCTTGTAATGCAGTCTTGCGAACTCCCTCAATCATAAAAGAAGCGTTCATATCGATTTCTGTACCAGAGCTTGAACCGCCTCGCGCAGCCGCCATTCCCACTTTACCTTTTCCTTCTCCTTCTGAAGCTCCTACTAGTTTAAGCCCATCAGAAATACCGAAAGTGTTAGCTATGTAATTATAATCTTTTACATACTTGGACTTCGCTAATTGATCTGTTTCTTTTGCATCGAGCTGCGGCGGATTTGGCATTTCTCCAGTTTCCTTAGCTTTTTGACCTAATTTGTCGAAATCAAGACCTAAAGTAACATCTGCACCAAGTTTTTTTCTTGCAGCATCCGCTGCTTTTTTTGATGCATTTTGGATTGTGAAACCTGAAAGAACCAAATTTGTAACAATCAGAAAAACTGCCATCAAAATTAATGATGTTCCTATCCTTTTTTTCATACTGAGAATTGCTCGTTTCATAAAATTCATTTTTGCTTACCTCCTTGATAACTTGTATTCTATATAGGTTATCTAGAGTTTATATGGAGCTAATCGGTAGTTTAACTAGAGATATAAGGAGTTTATGTGTAGTTATTTACCTGTTTCAGAAAAGCTAGAACACAAATTCAAAAATGCAGCCGTTTTTGAATATTGATAAGGAGTTATTCCGTTTAATAAATTTATTAAAGGTTAAGATTAATTTAATGTATGTAGCACAAAAAATATTTACTGTGTAATTTCTATACAATAAATATAGAGAAACCTATTTGTAAATATTTATATGAGAATGTAAGTTCCTAATAGAAATTACATCTTTTAATAAGAAAAGAAACAATTTAATATTCTTTTATACGGATATGAACATTAACTTACTTCTTAAATTTTAGTATATATTTATAGTTTTATTTTATTGCAAGCTTTATAATATGATATACAAATTTATCACCTACTATTAGGAAAAGAGAATATTTTATAATTAATTTACAACATAAATTTTGTCCATGTTTTAAACAATATGTATTTTGGAGGAGGTTAATTTGATTTTTTCAAAACTCATTGATCGGTACGCCTTATATGATTTACATAAAAAAAGAAGTGTAGCATTTCAGTTTACTTCCCTTTCTAACACTTCATTAAATATAAAGGACATAGAATCTTTTTATAAAGTACAACCATCACATTTTCATTTTGACATTAAGCATTCAAAGCAGGAAAATGAATACATGGTTGGGCAATTCAACCATAAAAGTTCGGTTCAATCCGGTGATTCACGCAACGACTCTGTAACTGGGGAATTATTCTTACATAAAAATGAAAATGCACCTCATGTTATCTTTGTTCACGGTTGGAGAATGGATTCTAACGAACGTGTGAAAAAAATATTCCACGATCATATGACCAGCCTGAAGTGGAATATGTATTATTTCACTCTACCCTATCATTTTGAAAGAAAACCCGATCAATCCTTATTCAGTGGAGAGTATATGGTAAGTGCAAATATTGAACGAACATTACAAGCAACTAGACAAGCGGTAGCTGACTTACGAGCTTTGATTAAATGGATTAAAGCAAATAAAAATGGGCCCCTGATTCTAATAGGAATTAGTTTAGGCGGATTTATTACTAACTTAACCTCTCTTGTTGAAGAAGAAATTGATGTGTTAGCATCCATTTTCTATGCAAATCGACTTTCTTATTCTATTTGGAATACAACTCCAGGTAAATTTATTAGAGAAGACTTGGAACATCATGGTGTTACGTATGATGATTTAATAGATTATTGGAAAATCACTGAACCGAGTCAAGCATTGCCAAAAGTAAAAAAAGAAAATATTTTATTAATTTCAGGTAAGCATGAT from Bacillus cereus G9842 includes the following:
- a CDS encoding DinB family protein, whose amino-acid sequence is MEIRPKVSEYNSYYATYTNLVSDGNIIHILEQQMKETNLLLKGISNSKGLFRYAPTKWSIKEVIGHIADTERIMAYRLLSIARGETAELPGYNDDMYVLRAAFDKQSMQDLLENLIVVRQSTLYLLRSLDKEAWSQRGNANNSEVTVRALAYIIAGHELHHLQIIKERYLGSDAYPAS
- a CDS encoding ABC transporter permease, producing the protein MNFMKRAILSMKKRIGTSLILMAVFLIVTNLVLSGFTIQNASKKAADAARKKLGADVTLGLDFDKLGQKAKETGEMPNPPQLDAKETDQLAKSKYVKDYNYIANTFGISDGLKLVGASEGEGKGKVGMAAARGGSSSGTEIDMNASFMIEGVRKTALQESFKNGKSKIIDGKPITEQMKDQNVALMEKRLAELNNLKVGDKVKVQSGDKKETLEVEIIGIYETNEQAMGQQAPPIMDPANKLYMPHSTMKKLEVDQGISSVQVVYFLNDPQYIDAFKKEARKFNIDFNYYKLDAHDSLYKQMIGPIENISSTSQMIIYIVSIAGAIILGLIIMLSIKGRRKEMGILLSIGEKKWKLMAQFVVEVVCVAILAFGLSITTGAKVSQYIGDNLLSNEIATSSEETDTSQHGTVMMAGPGGTLQNQKEDPINKIDVSVTGEDVGKMGGIGLAIAIIATLLPALSILRLNPKQILLKDE
- a CDS encoding ABC transporter ATP-binding protein, coding for METILQFKNLDYYYESNGKNVAILENVNFSFQKGHFYTILGPSGSGKTTTLSLGCGLDVPKNGYVLYNGKDIRKIGLDRYRNQNVSVIFQSYNLITYMTALQNVLTAMEITGVKVQNKTARALQLLERVGLSEAEAKRNVLQLSGGQQQRVAIARALSCNVDLLIADEPTGNLDEQTAMDIIELFQELAHKENKCIIVVTHSQEVAKKSDRAVYLSKKKLVVNEI
- a CDS encoding sensor histidine kinase is translated as MNSIVKLMKMKQITYKLFMTTSLILLSFAVLIYLTLYFFLPTFYEQYKTDQLQTGINEIIDKSKNLTFQDAIPLFDEYAKKNNAMLYLQNKEGVIIYSPSFSFIQSGTQKTVVTKATRFENASTLSNSYNVTKPIQFQDGSLTLIVFATFQPIDEASQVLVRFLPYISIIVLIIGIGSAYFYSRFITKPLIYINEGAQKMANLDFSEKIEVRSTDELGELSNSLNDMSINLQQAMFDLKKANEQLKNDIEKEREIETKRREFFAIVAHELKSPLTVMKGYLEGMIYNIGPYQNRDQYLKKNHQIIESMEQLVREILSVSKLEQHTFKLKVEEVNPSKLIGTITKDLEFFASQKSIEIIKEFDSDLSIYTDCALLEKACKNIIHNAVMYSPHNEKVYIKLRENSKQDQIEMKIINTGINIKDEDIQQIFKPFYRIEKSRNRNTGGSGLGLYIVKQILETLDIKYSIKNMEHSVQFCMSIPLSKHKNK
- a CDS encoding alpha/beta hydrolase, with product MIFSKLIDRYALYDLHKKRSVAFQFTSLSNTSLNIKDIESFYKVQPSHFHFDIKHSKQENEYMVGQFNHKSSVQSGDSRNDSVTGELFLHKNENAPHVIFVHGWRMDSNERVKKIFHDHMTSLKWNMYYFTLPYHFERKPDQSLFSGEYMVSANIERTLQATRQAVADLRALIKWIKANKNGPLILIGISLGGFITNLTSLVEEEIDVLASIFYANRLSYSIWNTTPGKFIREDLEHHGVTYDDLIDYWKITEPSQALPKVKKENILLISGKHDLYVHSEDTDYLWESWERPPRYIYKCGHAGIVLKRKKIATDTIDFIQNRLNSPHLSNVMP